Proteins encoded by one window of Winogradskyella sp. PG-2:
- a CDS encoding DNA topoisomerase IV subunit B translates to MAAQSNYTEDNIRSLDWKEHIRMRPGMYIGKLGDGSSPDDGIYILLKEVLDNSIDEYVMGAGKTIEISVQGERIIVRDYGRGIPLGKVVDVVSKMNTGGKYDSKAFKKSVGLNGVGTKAVNALSSYFRVESTRDGRSASAEFEQGNLTNQELLDDTSRRKGTKVSFIPDEIIFKKYKYRNEYIVKMLKNYVYLNPGLTIVFNGEKYFSENGLKDLLSENIKESDMLYPIIHLKGNDIEIAITHSKTQYSEEYHSFVNGQNTTQGGTHLAAFRESLVRTVREFFGKTYDASDIRKSVVSAIAIKVMEPVFESQTKTKLGSTDMGGDLPTVRTYINDFIKTYLDNFLHKNPDSAEKIQRKILQAERERKELSGIRKLAKDRAKKASLHNKKLRDCRVHFGDTKKDGYLDTTLFITEGDSASGSITKSRNVNTQAVFSLKGKPLNCYGLSKKIVYENEEFNLLQAALNIEESLEDLRYNNVVIATDADVDGMHIRLLLITFFLQFFPEVIKEGHLYILQTPLFRVRNKKETIYCYSEEERRNAIETLKPKPEITRFKGLGEISPDEFVHFIGDDIRLDPVMLDKDMSIEELLSFYMGKNTPTRQEFIIENLKVELDIVEDAV, encoded by the coding sequence ATGGCAGCACAGTCTAACTATACTGAAGATAATATACGCTCACTCGATTGGAAAGAACACATCCGAATGCGCCCTGGTATGTATATCGGAAAGTTAGGAGATGGTTCGTCTCCAGATGATGGTATTTATATCTTACTCAAAGAAGTTTTAGATAACTCAATTGATGAGTACGTTATGGGAGCTGGTAAAACCATTGAAATCTCAGTACAAGGTGAACGTATTATTGTTAGAGATTATGGTCGTGGTATTCCGTTAGGAAAGGTTGTAGATGTTGTGTCTAAGATGAATACTGGTGGTAAGTACGATTCTAAAGCTTTTAAGAAGTCAGTAGGTTTAAATGGTGTTGGCACAAAAGCAGTAAATGCATTATCATCTTATTTTAGAGTAGAGTCTACAAGAGATGGACGATCGGCTTCTGCAGAATTTGAACAAGGAAATCTTACTAACCAAGAATTATTGGATGATACTTCTAGAAGAAAAGGAACCAAGGTTAGTTTTATTCCAGATGAAATTATCTTCAAAAAATATAAATATAGAAATGAGTATATCGTTAAGATGCTCAAAAACTATGTGTATCTAAATCCTGGTTTAACAATAGTTTTTAATGGTGAAAAATATTTTAGTGAAAATGGTTTAAAGGATCTACTATCTGAAAACATAAAAGAGTCAGATATGCTTTATCCTATTATTCATCTAAAAGGGAATGACATAGAAATTGCAATAACACACAGTAAAACTCAGTATAGTGAAGAATACCATTCATTTGTTAATGGGCAAAACACTACACAAGGTGGAACGCATTTAGCGGCATTTAGGGAGTCTTTAGTGAGAACGGTTAGAGAATTTTTCGGAAAGACTTATGATGCTTCAGATATTAGGAAATCTGTAGTGTCAGCAATAGCTATAAAGGTTATGGAACCTGTTTTTGAGAGTCAGACAAAGACAAAATTGGGTTCTACAGATATGGGAGGTGATTTACCAACGGTAAGAACCTATATTAATGATTTTATTAAAACTTATCTAGATAATTTTTTACATAAAAATCCAGACTCTGCTGAAAAAATTCAGCGCAAAATTCTTCAAGCCGAACGTGAGCGTAAAGAATTATCTGGTATTAGAAAGTTAGCTAAAGACAGAGCTAAAAAAGCAAGTCTTCATAATAAGAAATTAAGAGATTGTCGTGTACACTTTGGTGATACTAAAAAGGATGGTTATTTAGATACGACTTTATTTATTACTGAAGGGGATTCAGCATCTGGTAGTATTACAAAATCTCGTAATGTGAATACTCAAGCGGTTTTTAGCTTAAAAGGAAAGCCTTTAAACTGTTATGGTTTAAGTAAAAAGATTGTATACGAGAATGAAGAGTTTAACTTATTACAAGCGGCTTTGAATATAGAAGAATCATTAGAAGATTTACGATATAACAATGTTGTTATTGCTACTGATGCTGATGTGGATGGTATGCATATTAGACTATTATTAATCACTTTCTTTTTACAATTCTTCCCTGAAGTTATAAAAGAAGGTCATTTATATATTTTACAAACTCCTTTATTTAGAGTAAGAAACAAAAAGGAAACGATTTACTGTTATTCTGAAGAAGAACGACGAAACGCAATTGAAACTTTAAAGCCAAAACCAGAAATTACAAGATTTAAAGGATTAGGTGAAATTTCACCAGATGAATTTGTGCATTTTATAGGAGATGATATTCGTTTAGATCCAGTAATGCTAGATAAGGATATGTCTATTGAAGAGTTGTTATCTTTTTACATGGGGAAAAACACTCCAACCCGTCAAGAATTCATTATCGAAAATCTTAAAGTTGAACTTGATATTGTTGAGGATGCTGTATGA